The following proteins are encoded in a genomic region of Microcoleus sp. FACHB-68:
- the ebsA gene encoding type IV pilus biogenesis protein EbsA has protein sequence MSISVIDQLQPADNRQYSLYVPYYQGNKRNVLPLAISLYMRGNLEGARKIEGGENIPFVATWNVSTIPADLTNCRMQFDTKGEQLSYVVTMANFEFIDFLIDMIVNYKRSEKNSRLVDFSTGFYRKLLRRDE, from the coding sequence ATGAGTATATCGGTAATTGATCAACTTCAGCCGGCAGATAACCGGCAATACAGTCTCTATGTGCCCTACTACCAAGGCAACAAGCGCAATGTTCTGCCCCTGGCAATTAGCCTGTATATGCGGGGAAATTTGGAAGGGGCGCGAAAAATAGAGGGCGGTGAGAATATTCCGTTTGTGGCGACTTGGAATGTTTCGACGATTCCTGCGGATCTGACAAATTGCCGGATGCAGTTTGATACCAAGGGGGAGCAACTGAGTTATGTGGTGACGATGGCCAATTTTGAGTTTATCGATTTTTTAATCGATATGATCGTCAATTACAAGCGTTCTGAAAAAAATTCACGATTGGTGGATTTTTCAACAGGATTTTACCGCAAACTGCTGCGCCGGGATGAATGA
- the rimO gene encoding 30S ribosomal protein S12 methylthiotransferase RimO produces MGNKPTIAVSHLGCEKNRIDTEHMLGLLVQAGYQVDSNEELADYVIVNTCSFIQAAREESVRTLVELAEANKKIVITGCMAQHFQDQLLDELPEAVALVGTGDYNKIVDVIQRVETGERVSEVTAEPTYIADETTPRYRTTSEGVAYLRVAEGCDYRCAFCIIPHLRGAQRSRSIESIVAEAEKLAAEGVQEIILISQITTNYGLDLYGEPKLAELLRALGKVDVPWIRMHYAYPTGLTPKVISAIQETRNVLPYLDLPLQHSHPEILRAMNRPWQGQVNDTIIKRIQTALPQAVLRTTFIVGFPGETDEHFENLLQFVKRHEFDHVGVFTFSPEEGTPAYSLPNQLPQDVMDARRDALMEAQQPISLKKNQAEVGKVVDVLIEQEHPETGEMIGRSARFSPEVDGLVYVQGTARLGSLVPVAITDADIYDLYGYVATAADLLPAPQLVKR; encoded by the coding sequence ATGGGCAACAAGCCAACCATTGCCGTATCTCACTTAGGTTGTGAAAAAAATCGCATCGATACGGAGCATATGCTCGGCCTGCTAGTGCAAGCAGGCTACCAGGTAGATAGCAACGAAGAATTAGCCGATTACGTCATTGTTAATACTTGCAGTTTTATTCAAGCCGCACGGGAAGAGTCGGTTAGGACTCTAGTAGAACTGGCAGAGGCCAATAAAAAAATTGTTATCACCGGCTGCATGGCGCAGCATTTCCAAGACCAGCTACTGGATGAATTGCCAGAGGCAGTAGCACTCGTTGGCACCGGCGACTACAACAAAATCGTCGATGTTATTCAGCGGGTAGAAACCGGCGAACGCGTCAGCGAAGTTACGGCTGAACCGACTTATATCGCGGATGAAACCACACCGCGCTATCGCACCACCTCTGAAGGGGTGGCGTATTTGCGCGTTGCGGAAGGATGCGATTATCGTTGCGCCTTCTGTATCATTCCCCATCTCAGGGGTGCTCAGCGGTCGCGCTCGATAGAGTCTATAGTGGCAGAAGCCGAGAAACTGGCGGCTGAGGGTGTGCAGGAAATTATTTTAATTTCCCAAATCACTACTAACTACGGACTCGATCTTTACGGCGAACCTAAGCTTGCAGAACTGCTGCGGGCTTTGGGTAAAGTGGATGTGCCTTGGATTCGGATGCACTATGCCTATCCAACCGGCCTGACTCCTAAAGTAATTTCTGCGATTCAGGAAACCCGCAACGTCTTGCCCTACCTGGATTTACCCTTGCAGCATTCCCACCCGGAAATTTTGCGAGCAATGAATCGTCCGTGGCAGGGGCAGGTTAATGATACAATCATAAAGCGGATTCAAACAGCGCTACCTCAAGCCGTTCTCAGGACAACCTTTATCGTAGGTTTTCCAGGTGAGACGGATGAACACTTCGAGAATTTGCTACAATTTGTAAAGCGTCATGAATTTGACCATGTAGGTGTCTTTACATTTTCCCCAGAGGAGGGAACGCCTGCCTACAGCTTGCCAAATCAGCTGCCTCAAGATGTTATGGACGCCCGTCGGGACGCCCTGATGGAAGCGCAGCAGCCCATCTCTCTGAAGAAAAATCAAGCTGAGGTGGGGAAAGTGGTAGACGTTTTGATTGAGCAAGAGCATCCGGAAACGGGTGAGATGATAGGTCGTTCGGCTCGATTTTCTCCAGAGGTGGATGGATTAGTCTACGTTCAGGGAACCGCACGGCTGGGTTCTCTGGTGCCGGTAGCGATCACCGATGCGGACATCTACGATTTGTACGGTTATGTCGCCACGGCGGCAGACCTCTTGCCGGCTCCCCAGCTGGTAAAGCGGTAA
- a CDS encoding DEAD/DEAH box helicase, giving the protein MDLSFKDLGLSDSRVSHLETLGFTTPTAIQAEAIPHLLAGRDVVGQAQTGTGKTAAFSLPMLEQIDVSNSAVQALILTPTRELAIQVSDAIRDIGGDRRMGVLAVYGGQAIDRQIRTLQRGAQIVVGTPGRVIDLLDRGNLKLGQLSWLVLDEADEMLSMGFIDDVEKILSQAPANRQTAFFSATMEPSIRALVSKHLRSPVNVSIKQPKATPKQINQVVYMVPRGWTKAKALQPILELEDPETAIIFVRTRRAAAELTSELQAAGHSADEYHGDLNQAQRERLLFRFRQQQVRWIVATDIAARGLDVEHLTHVINYDLPDSVESYVHRIGRTGRAGKAGTAISLVQPFDRRKLQQIERHVRQALKVQTVPSRSQIEGRQLEKLKNKVLDALTGERLASFLPIVAQLSEEYDAHAIAAAALQMAYDQTRPSWLRTDAPAEEVPGAPKPKLIKRMKTSAHAD; this is encoded by the coding sequence ATGGATTTGTCATTCAAGGATCTAGGTCTTTCTGATTCGCGTGTTAGCCATCTAGAGACACTAGGTTTCACGACCCCAACCGCAATTCAAGCTGAAGCGATTCCCCATCTGTTGGCGGGTCGAGATGTAGTAGGACAAGCACAAACCGGCACAGGCAAGACGGCAGCGTTTTCTTTGCCGATGTTGGAGCAAATTGATGTCAGCAATTCAGCCGTTCAAGCGCTGATTCTGACACCGACTCGTGAGTTAGCCATTCAAGTATCTGACGCCATCCGCGATATTGGTGGAGATCGTCGGATGGGTGTGTTAGCCGTTTACGGGGGTCAAGCCATTGACCGCCAAATCCGCACCTTACAGCGTGGCGCACAAATTGTTGTGGGTACACCTGGACGGGTGATTGATTTGCTGGATCGCGGCAACCTCAAGCTGGGCCAGCTGAGCTGGCTGGTGCTGGATGAAGCCGATGAAATGCTCAGCATGGGCTTTATTGATGATGTAGAGAAAATTCTCAGCCAAGCACCGGCAAACCGGCAGACAGCCTTTTTCTCCGCCACAATGGAACCCTCGATTCGGGCGCTGGTAAGCAAGCACTTGCGTTCGCCGGTTAATGTCAGCATTAAACAGCCGAAAGCGACACCAAAGCAAATCAATCAGGTTGTTTACATGGTGCCCCGTGGCTGGACAAAAGCCAAAGCTTTGCAGCCGATCTTGGAATTGGAAGATCCGGAAACAGCAATTATCTTTGTGCGGACACGACGTGCTGCAGCCGAGTTGACAAGCGAATTGCAAGCAGCCGGCCACAGTGCAGATGAGTATCACGGTGACCTCAACCAAGCTCAGCGCGAGCGGTTGTTGTTCCGGTTCCGCCAGCAGCAAGTGCGGTGGATCGTCGCAACAGATATTGCGGCGCGGGGATTAGATGTGGAACACTTAACCCATGTGATTAACTACGACTTGCCGGACAGTGTGGAAAGCTATGTGCACCGGATCGGTCGTACAGGGCGTGCCGGCAAAGCAGGAACCGCAATTTCCCTGGTTCAGCCGTTTGATCGCCGCAAATTGCAGCAAATTGAGCGCCATGTGCGTCAAGCGCTGAAAGTTCAAACGGTGCCTAGCCGGTCACAAATTGAAGGTCGTCAGTTGGAAAAACTGAAAAATAAGGTGTTAGATGCTTTAACCGGCGAACGCCTTGCCTCCTTCTTGCCGATTGTGGCTCAGCTCAGCGAAGAGTATGATGCTCATGCGATCGCAGCGGCTGCTCTGCAAATGGCTTATGATCAAACCCGTCCTTCTTGGTTGCGTACAGATGCGCCGGCTGAGGAAGTTCCCGGTGCGCCCAAGCCGAAACTGATTAAGCGGATGAAAACTTCTGCACACGCTGACTAA
- a CDS encoding DRTGG domain-containing protein produces the protein MPKIAKYLVIGSTEAYSGKSATVVGIAHQLQQKGVDIAYGKPLGTCPSENQADGIDEDVRFVGETLNLSGNRLLSPLVFLDEETITKRLQGEDRTNYSEALAQSMQGPAGSLVLLEGAGTMDEGILLNLSLLQVSERLDASVLLVTRFRSALTAGIVLAAKQRLGDRLGGVLLNDIPQQQMEFAETLVRPFLESQGVPVLGMLPRSALLRSVSVAELTHRLKAEVLCRPDRLDLMVESLKIGAMNVNSAIKYFSEGRNMAVVTGGDRSDIQIAALDSYTQCLILTGSMAPSQIVLNRAEEMEVPVLSVDLDTLTTVEIIEHALGQVRLQEPVKVEYIRQMMAEHFDIDRLLARLGLEPVAARK, from the coding sequence GTGCCAAAAATTGCTAAGTATCTAGTGATTGGATCGACAGAAGCTTATAGTGGCAAGTCAGCAACGGTTGTGGGTATCGCCCATCAGTTGCAGCAAAAAGGAGTCGATATTGCTTACGGCAAACCGCTAGGAACCTGTCCTAGTGAGAATCAGGCAGATGGGATAGATGAGGATGTGCGGTTTGTGGGGGAGACTCTGAACCTTTCCGGCAACCGGCTGCTATCTCCTCTGGTGTTTCTGGATGAGGAGACGATTACTAAACGCCTTCAAGGGGAAGATCGAACGAATTATTCAGAAGCACTGGCCCAATCGATGCAGGGTCCAGCGGGTTCTTTAGTTTTGCTGGAAGGTGCCGGCACAATGGATGAAGGCATTTTGCTGAATTTGTCTTTGTTGCAAGTGTCGGAAAGACTGGACGCGTCGGTTCTATTGGTGACACGTTTCCGATCAGCCTTGACTGCTGGAATTGTTCTGGCGGCTAAACAGCGGTTGGGCGACCGGCTGGGAGGAGTGTTGCTCAATGATATTCCTCAGCAACAGATGGAGTTTGCGGAAACGCTGGTGCGCCCTTTTCTAGAGTCTCAGGGAGTGCCGGTGTTGGGGATGCTGCCCAGGAGTGCGCTGTTGCGAAGTGTGAGTGTGGCTGAGTTGACACACCGGCTGAAAGCAGAGGTACTGTGCCGGCCTGATCGCTTGGATTTGATGGTAGAAAGTCTCAAGATTGGGGCGATGAATGTTAATTCCGCCATTAAGTATTTTTCTGAAGGGAGAAATATGGCGGTGGTAACGGGTGGAGATCGCAGTGATATTCAGATTGCGGCCCTAGACAGTTACACTCAATGTTTGATTTTAACCGGCTCGATGGCTCCCTCTCAAATCGTTTTGAACCGGGCTGAAGAAATGGAGGTGCCGGTGCTGTCGGTTGATTTGGATACCTTGACAACGGTGGAAATTATTGAACACGCTTTGGGCCAGGTGCGGCTTCAAGAGCCGGTGAAGGTAGAATACATCCGTCAAATGATGGCTGAGCATTTCGATATTGACCGCTTGCTGGCACGGCTGGGATTGGAGCCGGTGGCGGCGAGGAAGTAG
- a CDS encoding radical SAM protein — protein sequence MAPLVANYYLTYRCNARCHFCNIWALEANNEADFATIQQNLKDLRRLGVKYVDFTGGEPLLRQDVGQIYTEAKKQGFVTSMTTNTILYPKKAKEIQGLVDFLNFSLDGGDAETHDQSRGVKIFDTLVESVKIAISLGEYPVLNHTVTAQNYNRLGEVAELGQQLNVRVWLNPAFTAHDNYNSKKNPTPDMVAAIEAAGKKYSNLGYNKAALAFIEAGGNDTNNPRCKAVEAVIAISPDNKLLLPCYHFAQAGVPIDGKLYELYRESEEVEKFRVSQGKLSVCEGCTVWCYLIPSFFKGVDKYWFLNQITYAGEFVARKRFLQRAVV from the coding sequence ATGGCCCCACTCGTAGCCAATTACTACCTAACATATCGCTGCAACGCCCGTTGTCACTTTTGCAACATTTGGGCGCTAGAAGCCAACAACGAAGCCGATTTTGCCACTATTCAGCAAAATTTAAAAGATTTGCGGCGCTTAGGCGTTAAATATGTGGATTTCACCGGCGGCGAACCTCTGCTGCGCCAAGATGTTGGCCAGATTTACACGGAAGCCAAAAAACAGGGTTTCGTGACCAGCATGACCACGAACACCATCCTTTATCCCAAAAAAGCCAAAGAAATTCAGGGTTTAGTAGATTTCTTAAATTTCTCTCTAGATGGTGGAGATGCAGAAACGCACGACCAATCACGGGGCGTAAAGATTTTTGACACCTTAGTAGAATCAGTCAAAATCGCCATTTCTCTGGGTGAGTATCCCGTGCTCAACCATACCGTCACTGCCCAAAACTACAATCGCCTGGGAGAAGTCGCAGAACTCGGCCAACAGTTAAATGTTCGAGTGTGGCTCAACCCTGCTTTCACCGCCCACGACAACTACAACTCCAAGAAAAACCCTACCCCAGATATGGTGGCTGCCATTGAAGCAGCAGGCAAGAAGTACAGCAATCTTGGCTACAATAAGGCTGCATTAGCTTTCATTGAAGCTGGGGGCAACGACACTAACAATCCTCGCTGCAAAGCGGTGGAAGCTGTAATTGCTATTTCGCCAGATAACAAGCTGTTGTTACCCTGTTACCACTTTGCCCAAGCCGGCGTTCCCATTGATGGAAAGCTGTATGAACTCTACCGAGAGTCAGAAGAAGTGGAAAAATTCCGCGTTTCTCAAGGGAAGTTATCCGTGTGCGAAGGTTGTACGGTATGGTGTTACTTGATCCCCAGTTTCTTTAAGGGTGTTGACAAATATTGGTTTTTGAATCAAATAACCTATGCCGGCGAATTCGTGGCCCGAAAACGATTCTTACAGCGAGCTGTGGTCTGA
- a CDS encoding DICT sensory domain-containing protein, which produces MSFSNSVLEDLLQALPQLRSQIYFKSSLTALSHAIEDQVLAGSEQPLVIASFQRERFYRQEAHRYRRIAQKTDQVYVLAAPETDFTNASDVYETVAFKPTDRLSQEWHLIVIAPAYATCLICQEREMPASSKRSTGQTGKLPDLAEMDQARRFEGIWTFDRQVSSTAAGLILSRILKYRPELADKIERARNLYNLATSSQAAGELGFQNVDPGPFAQRLVTYLQAGQHKLLKTYGSIAAQERKERMVNSITAAIRQSLNPAEIFKVAVQELGQALNACRCLIYRCKATDATATILYEFLGTGIKPLAGQIWPIQSNPLFQEAVRHGERVYVENAETDTRLAGAKMQALVRQWQIGSWLMVPVLHQSQLVGMVELQHCSSTPRRWEEDELALVDAIAAQVGVALIQAEAYANLEDLNQQLEALDRTRSNLIAITGHELRTPLSTIQVCLESMVSDPDMPIEVRQVMLSSAVADADRLRKLVQDFLTLSRLESGRVEWHPEPLPLQECVELALSSIRARRSEEAPIQITTQVPEDLPLVQADGEWLVEVLAKLLDNACKFNQSQGQVRIEAHSNGSQLVEVLVADTGRGIEPNRLDAIFDRFYQEEGALRRTAGGTGLGLAICRQIVTGWGGQIWALSPGKDQGSEFHFTIPIAQGGQETAPKPEPQPRGGRSRRSNAGSGRRRTTLS; this is translated from the coding sequence ATGAGCTTCTCTAATTCCGTGCTCGAAGACCTGCTGCAAGCCTTGCCCCAGCTGCGGTCACAGATTTATTTCAAGTCTTCCTTAACGGCGCTTTCCCACGCAATTGAAGACCAAGTTCTGGCCGGCTCGGAGCAGCCTTTGGTGATTGCCAGTTTCCAGCGAGAGCGCTTTTACCGTCAGGAGGCGCACCGTTATCGGCGCATCGCCCAAAAAACCGATCAGGTTTATGTGCTGGCGGCCCCGGAAACCGATTTCACCAATGCCTCAGATGTATACGAGACGGTGGCATTCAAGCCGACTGATCGGTTGAGTCAGGAGTGGCATTTAATCGTGATTGCGCCGGCTTATGCCACCTGCTTGATCTGTCAAGAACGAGAGATGCCAGCCAGCAGCAAACGCAGCACCGGCCAGACCGGCAAGCTTCCCGATCTGGCGGAAATGGATCAAGCTCGCCGGTTTGAGGGAATTTGGACATTTGACCGGCAGGTGAGTTCCACCGCCGCTGGGTTAATCCTGAGCCGAATTTTGAAATACCGGCCCGAACTCGCTGACAAAATAGAGCGGGCAAGAAATCTTTATAATCTTGCAACATCATCGCAAGCAGCAGGAGAGCTGGGATTTCAAAACGTCGATCCCGGCCCGTTCGCCCAGCGCTTGGTGACTTATCTGCAAGCAGGACAGCACAAGTTGCTCAAGACTTATGGCTCGATTGCCGCCCAAGAGCGGAAAGAGCGTATGGTTAACTCGATTACTGCGGCAATTCGGCAATCACTCAATCCAGCAGAAATTTTTAAAGTCGCAGTACAAGAATTAGGACAGGCGCTGAATGCGTGCCGGTGTTTGATTTATCGGTGCAAGGCAACAGATGCCACCGCAACGATTTTGTACGAGTTTTTAGGCACCGGCATCAAGCCCCTGGCCGGCCAGATCTGGCCAATTCAAAGTAATCCCCTATTTCAAGAAGCAGTGCGACACGGGGAGCGAGTTTACGTGGAGAATGCCGAGACAGACACTCGGTTAGCCGGCGCAAAAATGCAAGCCCTCGTGCGTCAGTGGCAAATCGGTTCGTGGTTAATGGTGCCGGTGTTGCATCAAAGCCAGTTAGTCGGCATGGTGGAATTGCAGCACTGTAGCTCAACCCCCCGCCGGTGGGAGGAGGACGAATTAGCGCTAGTAGATGCCATTGCCGCTCAAGTCGGCGTTGCTTTGATTCAAGCAGAAGCCTACGCCAACCTAGAAGACCTCAACCAGCAGTTAGAAGCCCTCGACCGCACCCGCAGCAACTTAATTGCCATCACCGGCCACGAACTCCGCACGCCCTTGTCCACAATCCAGGTTTGCCTGGAAAGTATGGTTAGCGATCCAGATATGCCGATAGAAGTCCGACAGGTGATGCTGAGTTCGGCTGTAGCAGACGCCGACCGGCTCCGCAAACTGGTGCAAGACTTTCTCACCCTGTCCCGCTTAGAAAGCGGACGGGTAGAATGGCATCCAGAACCCTTGCCTTTACAAGAGTGTGTGGAACTCGCTCTCAGCAGTATTCGCGCCCGTCGTTCCGAGGAAGCGCCGATCCAGATTACAACGCAAGTGCCAGAGGATTTGCCTTTGGTGCAAGCTGATGGCGAGTGGCTGGTAGAGGTGCTGGCGAAACTACTTGACAATGCTTGCAAATTTAACCAATCTCAGGGTCAGGTGAGGATCGAAGCTCACTCTAACGGCTCACAACTGGTTGAAGTTCTGGTCGCAGATACGGGGCGCGGGATTGAACCCAACCGGCTGGATGCTATTTTCGACCGATTCTATCAAGAGGAAGGGGCGTTGCGGCGCACAGCCGGCGGCACCGGCTTAGGATTGGCTATTTGCCGGCAAATTGTTACGGGCTGGGGTGGCCAGATTTGGGCACTCTCTCCTGGAAAAGACCAGGGCAGTGAGTTTCACTTTACGATCCCCATTGCACAGGGGGGGCAGGAAACCGCGCCTAAACCCGAACCTCAACCGCGAGGGGGTCGCTCTCGGCGTAGTAATGCCGGTTCGGGTCGTCGTCGAACGACGCTGAGTTAA
- a CDS encoding ABC transporter ATP-binding protein, translating into MATFRDILNYYRQYSRGAIFSITASSTFEIIDLVVPYTIGQILNVLSDGKVDGITQNLIATIGKISDLPAGKPLSLGVLMGLTFLVTVFKAPVQPWVGSWFHWDIALRTRRDHSQSVLAKILTLPLEFYDENNPGRIAGRVARGIANHTWGYPEIAGQLIPKLCRLLGIFAIIWLMQWQIAVFFLLSFIFVLSFTIKNLKQLIEREQILDRYMENTESRTSEIVTNIKTVKAFATESVELHRQRQRLNREFAVVDYRIHRGYTQLSTWQTTFVQFCLFSVLGFTLVATLGGQMSLGHFVTTFTLASMAYSELSPLSQLAETFARRYASMMRFHEFMQMPDGIDAATLSKPAPPTLEGKVNPSESFYQFTGKVEFSHLTFGYDPARPVLQDVNLLIEPYQTVALVGRSGSGKSTLVKLLFRYFEANSGRILMDGEDIRTLDVSRYRRRLAIVHQDVDIFNGTLLDNLIYGNKQATFEQVQEACRIARADEFINTLDKGYYTMVGERGVRLSGGQKQRLGIARALLVEPDVLIFDEATSSLDYESERSIQLAMGSILGTRTTIIIAHRLSTVREADKIVVLDQGRIVEVGSHEELLRQEGIYQRLHTLQETGELLA; encoded by the coding sequence ATGGCAACATTTCGGGATATCCTTAACTACTACCGGCAGTATTCAAGAGGCGCAATTTTTAGCATTACGGCCTCTAGTACCTTTGAAATCATTGATTTGGTTGTCCCCTACACGATTGGCCAAATTCTCAACGTCCTTTCTGATGGCAAAGTAGATGGGATCACTCAAAACTTAATTGCAACCATTGGAAAAATTAGCGACTTACCGGCAGGAAAACCCCTCTCATTAGGCGTGTTAATGGGGTTAACTTTTTTGGTAACCGTGTTCAAAGCGCCGGTGCAACCTTGGGTGGGATCTTGGTTTCACTGGGATATTGCGCTGCGTACCCGCCGGGATCACTCTCAAAGTGTCCTGGCAAAAATCCTCACCCTGCCACTAGAATTTTACGACGAAAATAACCCCGGACGCATTGCCGGTCGGGTTGCCAGAGGCATCGCCAACCACACTTGGGGGTATCCAGAAATTGCCGGTCAACTCATTCCCAAACTTTGCCGGCTGCTAGGAATTTTTGCAATTATCTGGTTAATGCAGTGGCAGATCGCAGTATTTTTTCTGCTTTCCTTCATATTTGTCCTCAGCTTCACGATCAAAAATCTCAAACAACTCATTGAGCGAGAGCAGATTTTAGATCGCTACATGGAAAATACCGAAAGCCGCACCTCAGAAATTGTCACAAACATCAAAACCGTCAAAGCCTTTGCCACCGAATCTGTGGAACTCCACCGGCAGCGCCAGCGTTTAAATCGCGAGTTCGCCGTTGTTGACTATCGCATCCACCGGGGTTACACCCAATTAAGCACTTGGCAAACCACCTTTGTGCAATTTTGTCTGTTTTCGGTTCTCGGCTTCACCCTCGTTGCCACACTTGGCGGACAAATGTCTCTGGGACACTTTGTTACCACCTTTACCCTAGCCAGCATGGCTTACTCAGAACTCAGTCCTCTCAGTCAACTGGCTGAAACCTTTGCGCGGCGCTATGCCTCGATGATGCGGTTTCATGAATTTATGCAGATGCCAGATGGAATTGATGCCGCTACCTTGTCAAAACCGGCACCCCCAACCTTAGAAGGCAAGGTTAATCCTTCAGAATCCTTCTATCAGTTCACCGGCAAAGTAGAATTTTCCCATCTTACCTTTGGCTACGATCCCGCACGTCCCGTATTGCAGGATGTGAATTTGTTAATTGAACCTTATCAAACGGTTGCCTTAGTAGGGCGATCCGGTTCAGGCAAATCTACCCTAGTAAAATTGCTGTTTCGGTATTTTGAAGCGAATTCAGGCCGCATTTTGATGGATGGCGAGGATATTCGCACCCTCGATGTCAGCCGGTATCGGCGCAGATTAGCCATCGTTCACCAAGATGTGGATATCTTCAACGGCACTTTGCTCGATAACCTCATCTATGGCAACAAACAAGCAACGTTTGAGCAAGTGCAGGAAGCTTGCCGTATTGCCAGAGCAGATGAATTTATCAATACCCTTGACAAAGGGTACTACACAATGGTAGGCGAGCGAGGCGTTCGATTATCAGGCGGTCAGAAACAGCGGCTGGGAATTGCACGAGCGTTGCTGGTTGAACCCGACGTGCTGATCTTTGATGAAGCGACTTCCAGCTTAGATTATGAATCAGAACGCTCAATTCAGCTGGCGATGGGTTCCATCCTCGGCACCCGCACCACAATTATTATCGCTCACCGGCTTAGTACCGTAAGGGAAGCTGACAAAATTGTTGTACTCGATCAGGGGCGGATTGTGGAAGTCGGTAGCCATGAAGAATTGCTGCGCCAAGAAGGCATTTACCAAAGACTTCACACCCTCCAAGAAACAGGTGAATTACTCGCTTAG